From a region of the Penaeus vannamei isolate JL-2024 chromosome 2, ASM4276789v1, whole genome shotgun sequence genome:
- the LOC113815746 gene encoding endothelin-converting enzyme homolog isoform X1 has translation MSTMEAQNNSEREHERTISIQPNEAQNPSKRKSVLVFSCFVLIGAACFTGFSLLLFLTSRDAPASHSREKRQGSCQVDMCLTEECIHAASSILKAMDPSVDPCDDFYTYACGGWIEENAYRTGLEELFYGVNHNSLPEKIDLTISELLKRRIPIDSALLDTKPYRDLFAFYDTCMEVATEEDDMQPLLEVLLKLKHFHVGRPFEKESWNLTNAILELMRLNGVPLFDVLIDADIRNSSKFAIIIAPPRRYGLIPSLVGPTLPSRRRPDLEKIRRPKGRQSLFGDTLDDLVLLDMLTEIRAQRRSRHMMGSNDNDFRPEENTIRDEEKIGDTSSLSSSSSSSSSSSSSSSSSATTSAQSTRSFGATEDPNFDSRSDDYVYEDEQEVQVVSRRTVYQIFKRNVELKRTETIAKMVENVFENSTEEDIVDALGDLTPDDILTSVVQKFIPNLAKIQPNDYEELEAQQHALLYNHYTVSQLQLETPLVDWSYLLSSLFNMTITDDDNIYLYYPQYMVSLNHMLATTEPWIVHYAMLILYSYDVLRETIYAPDDMDRADFCLQASKRAFGEVLSNMYLHYVGNETINHIRRHAKDILGLLREEVKSSVEKAPWLSPQDMAAAHDKLRSLEAEIGAYDKHWNLTFVNISHVGINLSEDNSFRDNVLEIYRVLRTELYYLYKEPVDRFSFIWSFTVQPYIVNAFHMHSTNTIVFPEAFFHSPYYTKKGPEYLNYGSAATAMAHEIFHGMDFTGTLFDSHGEMTRPFSNASREHLMSTVRCYHDLLNNAFYEEVAVEDAFIAMEIDSSTTFNENLADIGGIRHSFRAYQTWEKTHYQEPRLPALPLSPHQLFFVSAAQPYCAVIPNLAKILLMELDEHLPNGMRINAMMMNTPEFAQAFQCNKGSRMVANKTCHIF, from the exons GGATCCTGCCAGGTCGACATGTGCCTGACGGAGGAGTGCATCCACGCGGCGTCGAGCATCCTGAAGGCGATGGATCCCTCGGTCGACCCCTGCGATGACTTCTACAC ATACGCGTGTGGAGGTTGGATAGAAGAGAACGCCTACAGAACTGGCCTCGAGGAACTGTTCTACGGAGTCAACCACAACAGTCTGCCCGAGAAAATCGACCTTACTATCAGCG AGCTTTTGAAGAGACGCATACCAATAGATAGTGCACTCTTGGACACCAAGCCATACCGGGATCTCTTTGCTTTCTACGACACGTGCATGGAGGTGGCCACAGAGGAGGACGACATGCAGCCAC tgCTCGAGGTCCTGCTGAAGCTCAAGCACTTCCATGTGGGGCGGCCGTTCGAGAAGGAGTCTTGGAACCTCACCAACGCCATCCTCGAACTCATGCGCCTCAACGGGGTCCCTCTCTTCGACGTCCTCATCGACGCGGATATCAGGAATTCGAGCAAGTTCGCCATTATCATAGCTCCCCCGCGGCGGTACGGACTCATCCCCTCGCTGGTCGGGCCGACACTGCCCTCCAGACGGCGGCCGGACCtcgagaag ATCCGCAGGCCGAAGGGTCGACAGAGTTTATTCGGCGACACGCTGGACGACCTCGTACTCCTCGACATGCTGACCGAGATCCGCGCCCAGAGGAGGAGTCGTCACATGATGGGGTCGAACGATAACGACTTCCGGCCTGAGGAGAACACGATTCGTGACGAGGAGAAAATCGGCGATACGAGCTccttatcctcgtcctcctcctcgtcgtcctcgtcctcgtcgtcctcctcctcctcggcgacgACCTCCGCTCAGTCGACGAGGAGCTTCGGTGCCACGGAAGACCCGAACTTCGACTCGCGGAGTGATGACT ATGTTTATGAAGATGAACAAGAGGTCCAAGTGGTAAGCAGGAGAACAGTCTACCAAATATTCAAG CGAAACGTGGAGCTGAAAAGAACAGAGACGATAGCAAAGATGGTCGAAAACGTCTTCGAGAACAGCACAGAAGAAGATATAGTCGATGCGCTCGGTGACCTCACGCCAGATGACATCCTGACCTCGGTGGTGCAGAAGTTTATTCCAAATCTTGCCAAG ATCCAACCCAACGATTACGAGGAGCTGGAGGCACAACAGCATGCCTTGCTCTACAACCACTACACGGTGTCGCAGTTGCAGCTCGAGACGCCTTTG GTGGACTGGAGTTACCTGCTGAGTAGCCTTTTCAACATGACCATCACTGACGATGACAACATCTACCTATACTATCCGCAGTATATGGTCAGTCTCAACCACATGCTCGCTACCACAGAACCTTG GATTGTCCACTACGCGATGCTGATTCTCTATTCCTACGATGTCCTGAGGGAGACCATCTACGCACCAGACGATATGGACAGAGCAGATTTCTGTCTTCAG GCTTCCAAAAGAGCTTTCGGAGAAGTGCTGTCTAATATGTACCTCCATTACGTGGGTAATGAGACGATCAATCACATACGAAGACAT gcCAAGGACATCCTGGGCCTGCTACGGGAGGAGGTAAAGAGTTCGGTGGAGAAGGCGCCCTGGCTAAGCCCTCAGGACATGGCCGCCGCCCACGATAAGCTGCGGAGCCTTGAGGCTGAGATCGGCGCCTACGATAAGCACTGGAATCTCACCTTTGTTAACATATCTCATGTCGGG ATTAACTTGAGCGAGGACAACTCATTCCGGGACAATGTGTTGGAAATTTACCGAGTTTTGAGGACAGAACTTTATTACCTGTATAAGGAACCCGTCGATCGCTTCTCCTTTAT TTGGAGTTTTACGGTCCAGCCATACATCGTGAACGCTTTTCATATGCATTCTACCAATACTATAG TCTTCCCCGAGGCGTTCTTCCACTCCCCATACTACACGAAGAAGGGTCCAGAGTACCTCAACTACGGGTCGGCCGCCACAGCCATGGCTCATGAAATATTCCACGGGATGGATTTCACAG GAACCCTCTTCGATTCCCACGGGGAGATGACACGTCCGTTCAGCAACGCATCCCGGGAGCATCTGATGTCCACAGTGCGCTGTTACCACGACCTCCTCAACAACGCGTTCTATGAGGAGGTGGCCGTAGAGGACGCTTTCATCGCGATGGAG ATCGACAGCAGCACGACCTTCAACGAGAACCTGGCAGACATCGGTGGTATCCGCCATTCTTTCCGGGCGTACCAAACGTGGGAGAAAACCCACTACCAGGAAcctcgcctccccgccctccccctctccccccatcagcTCTTCTTCGTTTCAGCGGCTCAG CCATATTGCGCCGTCATCCCAAATCTTGCCAAAATCTTGCTAATGGAGCTGGACGAACATCTTCCAAACGGTATGAG AATAAACGCTATGATGATGAACACTCCAGAATTCGCGCAAGCTTTCCAGTGCAATAAAGGTTCGAGAATGGTTGCCAATAAAACGTGCCATATTTTCTAA
- the LOC113815746 gene encoding endothelin-converting enzyme homolog isoform X2 has product MCLTEECIHAASSILKAMDPSVDPCDDFYTYACGGWIEENAYRTGLEELFYGVNHNSLPEKIDLTISELLKRRIPIDSALLDTKPYRDLFAFYDTCMEVATEEDDMQPLLEVLLKLKHFHVGRPFEKESWNLTNAILELMRLNGVPLFDVLIDADIRNSSKFAIIIAPPRRYGLIPSLVGPTLPSRRRPDLEKIRRPKGRQSLFGDTLDDLVLLDMLTEIRAQRRSRHMMGSNDNDFRPEENTIRDEEKIGDTSSLSSSSSSSSSSSSSSSSSATTSAQSTRSFGATEDPNFDSRSDDYVYEDEQEVQVVSRRTVYQIFKRNVELKRTETIAKMVENVFENSTEEDIVDALGDLTPDDILTSVVQKFIPNLAKIQPNDYEELEAQQHALLYNHYTVSQLQLETPLVDWSYLLSSLFNMTITDDDNIYLYYPQYMVSLNHMLATTEPWIVHYAMLILYSYDVLRETIYAPDDMDRADFCLQASKRAFGEVLSNMYLHYVGNETINHIRRHAKDILGLLREEVKSSVEKAPWLSPQDMAAAHDKLRSLEAEIGAYDKHWNLTFVNISHVGINLSEDNSFRDNVLEIYRVLRTELYYLYKEPVDRFSFIWSFTVQPYIVNAFHMHSTNTIVFPEAFFHSPYYTKKGPEYLNYGSAATAMAHEIFHGMDFTGTLFDSHGEMTRPFSNASREHLMSTVRCYHDLLNNAFYEEVAVEDAFIAMEIDSSTTFNENLADIGGIRHSFRAYQTWEKTHYQEPRLPALPLSPHQLFFVSAAQPYCAVIPNLAKILLMELDEHLPNGMRINAMMMNTPEFAQAFQCNKGSRMVANKTCHIF; this is encoded by the exons ATGTGCCTGACGGAGGAGTGCATCCACGCGGCGTCGAGCATCCTGAAGGCGATGGATCCCTCGGTCGACCCCTGCGATGACTTCTACAC ATACGCGTGTGGAGGTTGGATAGAAGAGAACGCCTACAGAACTGGCCTCGAGGAACTGTTCTACGGAGTCAACCACAACAGTCTGCCCGAGAAAATCGACCTTACTATCAGCG AGCTTTTGAAGAGACGCATACCAATAGATAGTGCACTCTTGGACACCAAGCCATACCGGGATCTCTTTGCTTTCTACGACACGTGCATGGAGGTGGCCACAGAGGAGGACGACATGCAGCCAC tgCTCGAGGTCCTGCTGAAGCTCAAGCACTTCCATGTGGGGCGGCCGTTCGAGAAGGAGTCTTGGAACCTCACCAACGCCATCCTCGAACTCATGCGCCTCAACGGGGTCCCTCTCTTCGACGTCCTCATCGACGCGGATATCAGGAATTCGAGCAAGTTCGCCATTATCATAGCTCCCCCGCGGCGGTACGGACTCATCCCCTCGCTGGTCGGGCCGACACTGCCCTCCAGACGGCGGCCGGACCtcgagaag ATCCGCAGGCCGAAGGGTCGACAGAGTTTATTCGGCGACACGCTGGACGACCTCGTACTCCTCGACATGCTGACCGAGATCCGCGCCCAGAGGAGGAGTCGTCACATGATGGGGTCGAACGATAACGACTTCCGGCCTGAGGAGAACACGATTCGTGACGAGGAGAAAATCGGCGATACGAGCTccttatcctcgtcctcctcctcgtcgtcctcgtcctcgtcgtcctcctcctcctcggcgacgACCTCCGCTCAGTCGACGAGGAGCTTCGGTGCCACGGAAGACCCGAACTTCGACTCGCGGAGTGATGACT ATGTTTATGAAGATGAACAAGAGGTCCAAGTGGTAAGCAGGAGAACAGTCTACCAAATATTCAAG CGAAACGTGGAGCTGAAAAGAACAGAGACGATAGCAAAGATGGTCGAAAACGTCTTCGAGAACAGCACAGAAGAAGATATAGTCGATGCGCTCGGTGACCTCACGCCAGATGACATCCTGACCTCGGTGGTGCAGAAGTTTATTCCAAATCTTGCCAAG ATCCAACCCAACGATTACGAGGAGCTGGAGGCACAACAGCATGCCTTGCTCTACAACCACTACACGGTGTCGCAGTTGCAGCTCGAGACGCCTTTG GTGGACTGGAGTTACCTGCTGAGTAGCCTTTTCAACATGACCATCACTGACGATGACAACATCTACCTATACTATCCGCAGTATATGGTCAGTCTCAACCACATGCTCGCTACCACAGAACCTTG GATTGTCCACTACGCGATGCTGATTCTCTATTCCTACGATGTCCTGAGGGAGACCATCTACGCACCAGACGATATGGACAGAGCAGATTTCTGTCTTCAG GCTTCCAAAAGAGCTTTCGGAGAAGTGCTGTCTAATATGTACCTCCATTACGTGGGTAATGAGACGATCAATCACATACGAAGACAT gcCAAGGACATCCTGGGCCTGCTACGGGAGGAGGTAAAGAGTTCGGTGGAGAAGGCGCCCTGGCTAAGCCCTCAGGACATGGCCGCCGCCCACGATAAGCTGCGGAGCCTTGAGGCTGAGATCGGCGCCTACGATAAGCACTGGAATCTCACCTTTGTTAACATATCTCATGTCGGG ATTAACTTGAGCGAGGACAACTCATTCCGGGACAATGTGTTGGAAATTTACCGAGTTTTGAGGACAGAACTTTATTACCTGTATAAGGAACCCGTCGATCGCTTCTCCTTTAT TTGGAGTTTTACGGTCCAGCCATACATCGTGAACGCTTTTCATATGCATTCTACCAATACTATAG TCTTCCCCGAGGCGTTCTTCCACTCCCCATACTACACGAAGAAGGGTCCAGAGTACCTCAACTACGGGTCGGCCGCCACAGCCATGGCTCATGAAATATTCCACGGGATGGATTTCACAG GAACCCTCTTCGATTCCCACGGGGAGATGACACGTCCGTTCAGCAACGCATCCCGGGAGCATCTGATGTCCACAGTGCGCTGTTACCACGACCTCCTCAACAACGCGTTCTATGAGGAGGTGGCCGTAGAGGACGCTTTCATCGCGATGGAG ATCGACAGCAGCACGACCTTCAACGAGAACCTGGCAGACATCGGTGGTATCCGCCATTCTTTCCGGGCGTACCAAACGTGGGAGAAAACCCACTACCAGGAAcctcgcctccccgccctccccctctccccccatcagcTCTTCTTCGTTTCAGCGGCTCAG CCATATTGCGCCGTCATCCCAAATCTTGCCAAAATCTTGCTAATGGAGCTGGACGAACATCTTCCAAACGGTATGAG AATAAACGCTATGATGATGAACACTCCAGAATTCGCGCAAGCTTTCCAGTGCAATAAAGGTTCGAGAATGGTTGCCAATAAAACGTGCCATATTTTCTAA